Proteins from a genomic interval of Mesobacillus sp. S13:
- a CDS encoding sensor histidine kinase, translating to MDTKSKSKYLFVVWVLLIAFGLSGVFSILTNGSRYMHGDYFESDEYNSQMDQFIQMLNVYELYDMPKEEMKKQITVSDEEIEEHRTRYGNLGDQISNIGMQYNDQIQAAIDSGNKAAEDVLTKERDEKIADITENFNSDEYVGAKIVKEKEQKIDEFYRDLEAYRHEFNNLEQAYKYYLKDNSTGEVYTNLNLSKGEKASDYLNKKDMYYVMEFADLQKNYAFTGFNENFLPYNEGAEPVLEKQKDLNLTGQIGLSKSASERNIAIMNYKDYQKGQKLFFGYLLTSFAALIASYFLAKRKPATVFGSFDHLKPFYGRIPLDVRAVLLLLTVFFLLLSMTLISEQFVYYHSNLFATLTELIISLVAAASLLAFGWVQLRFLSEYRKDWPMLKEDLIDSLIVKSYYTILDAFIVKSIGFQLLVILGIAFAMGMLFVGVLAAGGGDIIVIAFAIGVISLPIFLIIMRKAGYLNKVLKHTEELTAGNLGADIPVKGKSAIAKHAANINDLRNTVNVSHKEQAKSERLKTELITNVSHDLRTPLTSIITYTELLKTPDLAPEDRDSYLEILDRKSKRLKVLIDDLFEATKMASGNIELHKEKVDLNQLLQQALAEHNEALSQSTLQLRISQPEHPVYAFVDGQKLWRVFDNLIGNILKYALENTRVYVSVKEEQDRVVLTFKNITKYELGEDLNELFERFKRGDQSRHTEGSGLGLAIAKSIVDLHEGSLDIEVDGDLFKVTVVLEKLN from the coding sequence TTGGATACAAAATCGAAAAGTAAGTATTTATTTGTCGTATGGGTGCTATTGATTGCCTTCGGGCTTAGCGGGGTGTTTTCGATCCTGACGAATGGCAGCCGGTATATGCATGGTGACTATTTTGAATCAGATGAATACAACTCGCAAATGGATCAGTTTATACAAATGCTGAATGTGTATGAACTGTATGATATGCCTAAGGAAGAAATGAAAAAGCAGATCACCGTTTCAGATGAGGAAATTGAAGAGCATCGTACACGATACGGCAATCTAGGTGATCAGATATCCAATATTGGAATGCAATATAATGATCAAATACAGGCGGCAATCGATTCAGGAAACAAGGCGGCTGAAGACGTTCTGACGAAGGAAAGGGACGAAAAGATTGCGGACATCACCGAAAACTTCAATAGTGATGAATATGTAGGAGCTAAAATTGTAAAAGAGAAAGAGCAGAAGATTGATGAATTTTATCGGGACCTAGAAGCATACCGCCATGAATTCAATAATCTTGAGCAAGCATATAAATATTACCTGAAGGACAATTCAACAGGTGAAGTCTATACAAACCTTAACCTATCAAAGGGTGAAAAAGCTTCTGACTACCTGAATAAAAAAGACATGTATTATGTAATGGAATTCGCAGACTTGCAAAAAAATTATGCATTCACTGGTTTTAATGAGAATTTCCTGCCTTATAATGAAGGCGCAGAACCCGTCCTGGAAAAACAAAAAGACCTGAATCTGACCGGTCAAATCGGTTTATCCAAGAGTGCATCAGAAAGAAATATTGCCATCATGAATTATAAAGACTACCAGAAAGGGCAAAAGCTCTTTTTCGGTTATCTTTTGACAAGCTTTGCCGCACTAATCGCGAGCTACTTCCTGGCAAAACGAAAACCGGCAACCGTGTTCGGTTCGTTTGACCATCTGAAGCCATTCTATGGAAGGATCCCGCTGGATGTAAGGGCGGTCCTGCTGTTATTAACAGTATTTTTCCTATTGCTGTCCATGACACTGATCAGTGAACAGTTTGTTTATTATCATTCAAATCTCTTCGCGACCCTTACCGAGCTGATCATCAGCCTGGTTGCTGCAGCTTCATTGCTTGCTTTCGGCTGGGTCCAGCTGAGATTCCTTTCAGAGTACCGCAAGGATTGGCCAATGCTAAAGGAAGACTTGATTGACAGCCTCATAGTTAAAAGCTACTACACCATTCTTGATGCATTTATCGTCAAAAGCATCGGGTTCCAGCTTCTCGTCATCCTCGGCATTGCATTTGCAATGGGCATGCTGTTTGTTGGCGTCCTTGCAGCTGGTGGAGGAGATATTATTGTTATTGCCTTCGCAATTGGGGTCATAAGTCTCCCGATTTTCCTCATAATCATGAGAAAAGCAGGCTACTTGAATAAAGTATTGAAGCATACAGAAGAACTTACTGCAGGCAATTTAGGTGCCGACATACCGGTGAAAGGGAAATCCGCAATCGCGAAACATGCAGCAAATATCAATGACTTGAGGAATACGGTGAATGTTTCCCATAAGGAACAAGCAAAAAGCGAGCGCCTGAAGACGGAATTGATCACGAATGTAAGCCATGACCTCAGAACGCCGCTGACATCAATCATTACGTACACAGAGCTTTTGAAAACACCTGATCTAGCTCCCGAGGACCGAGACTCCTACCTTGAAATTCTTGATCGGAAATCCAAGCGGCTAAAGGTATTGATTGATGATCTGTTCGAGGCGACGAAAATGGCGAGCGGCAATATCGAACTTCACAAGGAGAAGGTTGATCTCAACCAGCTGCTGCAACAGGCTTTGGCTGAGCATAATGAGGCACTGAGCCAGTCGACGCTTCAGCTGCGGATCTCGCAGCCCGAGCATCCGGTTTATGCCTTTGTAGACGGACAAAAGCTCTGGAGAGTGTTCGATAATTTGATCGGTAATATCCTGAAGTATGCCTTGGAGAATACAAGGGTATATGTTTCGGTAAAAGAAGAGCAGGACAGGGTTGTGCTAACTTTTAAAAACATCACGAAATACGAATTGGGTGAAGACCTGAACGAACTATTTGAGCGCTTCAAACGCGGTGACCAGTCACGTCATACAGAAGGATCTGGGCTGGGCCTCGCGATTGCCAAATCGATCGTCGATCTGCATGAAGGATCGCTTGACATCGAAGTCGACGGAGACCTGTTTAAGGTGACAGTGGTCCTCGAAAAACTTAATTAA
- a CDS encoding response regulator transcription factor — MEQYNVLVVDDEKEIRDAIEIYLKNEGIKVIKAADGIEAIEKLNEQPVHLILLDVMMPRQDGITTTFRIREDKNIPIIILSAKAEDTDKILGLQVGADDYVTKPFNPLELIARVKSQLRRYVTLGTYEGKAKAIDLNGLTLDQSSKEVTAHGDPVKLTPIEYKIIELLMTNAGRVFSINDIYERVWKEPSYNAENTVAVHIRKIREKIEIDPKNPRFLKVVWGIGYKIEK, encoded by the coding sequence GTGGAACAATACAATGTGCTAGTCGTTGATGACGAGAAAGAGATACGTGATGCGATTGAAATTTATTTGAAGAATGAAGGAATCAAGGTGATTAAGGCAGCGGACGGGATCGAGGCAATCGAGAAATTGAATGAGCAGCCTGTTCATTTAATTTTGCTCGATGTGATGATGCCGCGCCAGGACGGTATTACGACGACCTTCCGGATTCGAGAGGATAAAAACATTCCAATCATCATTTTAAGTGCAAAAGCAGAGGATACGGATAAAATTCTCGGGCTCCAGGTTGGCGCCGATGATTATGTGACGAAGCCGTTCAATCCGCTCGAATTGATCGCAAGGGTAAAATCCCAGCTGAGACGATATGTCACGCTCGGTACATATGAAGGAAAAGCGAAAGCGATCGACCTGAACGGACTGACTTTGGACCAGTCTTCTAAGGAGGTCACAGCCCATGGCGATCCGGTGAAACTGACGCCAATCGAGTACAAGATTATCGAGCTGCTTATGACGAACGCTGGCAGAGTATTCTCCATCAATGATATATATGAGCGGGTATGGAAGGAGCCAAGCTACAACGCAGAAAATACGGTAGCAGTCCACATCCGGAAAATCCGTGAAAAAATAGAGATCGATCCAAAGAATCCAAGATTTTTGAAGGTGGTGTGGGGGATTGGATACAAAATCGAAAAGTAA
- a CDS encoding HAD family hydrolase, translating to MLSLNIPGRGPFTIHHLVLDFNGTIAFNGELIPGVAERIMLLSKEMEIHVITADTNGTVARQCTGLPVSVQILHSDNHTGEKGEFVHGLDGVICMGNGANDEAMFEEADLAIAVAGREGCAPATLLKSDVIIKDINDGLDLLLNPKRMIATLRK from the coding sequence ATGTTATCTTTGAACATCCCTGGAAGAGGTCCATTTACTATTCACCATCTTGTTCTGGATTTTAACGGGACGATTGCTTTTAACGGTGAGTTGATTCCTGGTGTCGCTGAAAGAATCATGCTGTTAAGCAAGGAAATGGAGATTCATGTCATTACTGCGGATACAAATGGCACCGTAGCCAGACAGTGCACTGGACTGCCAGTATCGGTGCAGATTCTTCATTCAGATAATCATACCGGGGAAAAGGGTGAATTTGTCCATGGCCTGGATGGAGTAATCTGTATGGGCAACGGGGCTAATGATGAAGCTATGTTCGAAGAAGCAGATCTAGCCATTGCTGTTGCCGGAAGAGAAGGATGCGCACCGGCAACATTGTTGAAAAGTGATGTGATAATCAAAGATATCAATGACGGATTGGATTTGCTGTTGAATCCTAAAAGGATGATTGCCACACTGCGGAAGTAG
- a CDS encoding dihydrofolate reductase family protein: MKKNNVVLYIAMSLDGYIARPDGAVDWLDDVEGEGDNGYGEFYSQVGTVIMGRKTYEEVLRLTDEFPYAGKNCYVLSRQTKESSPHVTFTEEDLESLVSRLKKESEGYVWLVGGGQLVKQFLEKQLIDEIQLYIIPKLIGEGIPLFPDGTPPADFELTSTGRYGQIASLTYKIKTNGAG; encoded by the coding sequence ATGAAAAAGAACAATGTGGTCCTGTATATTGCGATGAGTCTCGACGGCTATATCGCGAGGCCGGATGGTGCCGTAGATTGGCTGGATGACGTGGAAGGCGAAGGAGATAATGGATACGGTGAATTCTACAGCCAGGTTGGGACCGTCATAATGGGCCGTAAAACATATGAAGAGGTTTTACGACTGACGGATGAATTCCCTTATGCCGGAAAAAACTGTTATGTTTTATCGCGCCAGACTAAGGAAAGCAGCCCCCATGTCACGTTTACAGAGGAGGACCTGGAATCCCTTGTTTCTCGTTTGAAGAAGGAATCCGAAGGCTATGTGTGGCTTGTTGGCGGCGGTCAGCTCGTGAAGCAGTTCCTTGAAAAACAGCTAATTGACGAAATCCAACTTTATATCATTCCGAAATTGATTGGTGAAGGAATCCCGCTGTTCCCGGATGGCACACCGCCAGCAGATTTCGAATTAACAAGTACCGGACGCTATGGGCAGATTGCATCCCTGACATACAAAATCAAAACAAATGGCGCTGGCTGA
- a CDS encoding DUF4179 domain-containing protein: MEKKMFHECVDRIDVPEDDVVKAIQAGVRKGSRMKPKRRPLFKTAAVSAAAAALFISSGFMFPSMASVMAEIPILAKLYENDKVAENLSSQQLITELNEKAAFAGIDVTVTEAYYDGAIIGVTFDVKGEVKGNEDEIYAFYEIFDRDHNIEETMELVKLVPDGDGYKGHIQLSSPRAELPAETTLPFNIIGIGEISDNWKDEQGKWNFDVPISQLPFETIALDQATELGQHKIAFEKLIKGTSSMAIEYTLSYPEGSQKVRFDLSDGNGKQLIGGTSDAKLEKKIENGTVTEKRRITIPFVPSSDFIEVRLELESGEELEPVRIGL, translated from the coding sequence ATGGAAAAGAAAATGTTTCATGAATGTGTAGATCGAATTGATGTACCCGAAGATGATGTAGTAAAAGCAATCCAGGCTGGTGTAAGGAAAGGGAGCAGGATGAAGCCTAAACGAAGACCACTTTTTAAAACTGCGGCAGTTTCAGCAGCAGCTGCAGCCCTGTTCATATCATCAGGATTCATGTTCCCATCCATGGCCAGTGTGATGGCGGAAATTCCAATTCTGGCGAAACTCTATGAAAATGACAAAGTAGCCGAAAACCTGTCCTCACAGCAGCTCATCACAGAGTTGAACGAAAAGGCAGCATTTGCTGGAATTGATGTGACAGTTACAGAAGCTTATTATGACGGAGCAATTATAGGTGTCACATTTGATGTAAAAGGTGAAGTGAAGGGCAACGAGGACGAGATTTATGCATTCTATGAAATTTTCGACCGAGATCATAATATCGAAGAAACGATGGAATTGGTGAAATTGGTGCCGGATGGAGATGGCTACAAAGGGCATATCCAGTTAAGCTCTCCGAGAGCGGAATTACCGGCGGAAACCACTTTGCCATTCAACATTATTGGTATCGGAGAAATCAGTGACAACTGGAAGGACGAACAGGGTAAATGGAATTTTGACGTGCCGATCAGCCAGCTGCCATTTGAAACAATTGCGCTTGATCAGGCAACTGAACTTGGTCAGCATAAAATCGCATTCGAAAAGCTGATTAAAGGGACATCATCGATGGCGATCGAATATACATTAAGCTACCCGGAAGGCAGCCAAAAAGTGAGGTTTGATCTTTCTGATGGAAATGGAAAACAACTAATCGGTGGAACCTCGGATGCAAAGCTGGAAAAGAAAATCGAAAATGGGACAGTGACGGAGAAAAGGCGAATCACCATTCCGTTTGTGCCGAGTTCTGATTTTATAGAAGTACGATTGGAATTGGAGTCGGGGGAGGAACTGGAACCTGTTAGAATTGGCCTATAA
- a CDS encoding sigma-70 family RNA polymerase sigma factor produces MKEAKLVKKAVKGNGKAFEELLIIHSERLYRTAFLYTGNREDALDIVQETSCKAFLAIGQLKNEQYFLTWLTRILIHCAYDVLKKRKKETPVEKLLDLPSSSEHNVAENLDLMEAVTQLKDQHRTAIILFYYHDLAIGEIARMMDKPENTVKTYLQRARKELKARLGGEQDGKENVS; encoded by the coding sequence ATGAAAGAAGCAAAGCTTGTGAAAAAGGCAGTGAAGGGGAATGGAAAAGCATTTGAAGAGCTGCTGATTATACATAGTGAACGATTATATCGGACCGCTTTTTTATATACCGGAAACAGGGAGGACGCGCTTGATATTGTCCAGGAAACATCATGCAAAGCATTTCTGGCGATCGGGCAGCTGAAAAATGAACAATACTTTTTAACCTGGCTGACAAGGATTCTGATCCATTGTGCATACGATGTCTTGAAAAAAAGGAAAAAAGAAACACCAGTTGAGAAACTGCTCGACTTGCCTTCAAGCAGTGAACATAATGTGGCAGAGAACCTTGATTTAATGGAGGCGGTCACTCAATTAAAAGATCAGCACCGGACGGCGATTATCCTATTTTACTATCATGACCTGGCAATAGGTGAGATTGCCAGAATGATGGACAAACCTGAAAATACCGTAAAAACCTATCTGCAACGAGCGCGGAAGGAATTGAAGGCTAGATTGGGAGGCGAGCAGGATGGAAAAGAAAATGTTTCATGA
- a CDS encoding alpha/beta hydrolase, which produces MGFFSRKPDFQIPACGIDRVETITIGGIQQTILIQTYSTRNPVLLFLHGGPSMPLPGVSSRGKNYTVATNTKELVKHFTVVFWDQRGTGKSYHKDIPHTTMTFEQLVSDAAELTDFLRETFNQDKIFLAAHSFGTLIGMYLLKKHSEKFHSYVGLSQIISWTENDRAALSWVKEEAKRRGDYKALNELEAVGEPPFIEGYKQWGILRKWQMKYSTMVYNDDQIKHPGLMKVSLGMLNSSTYGIADVFHSFYSGFKLIYSDEFIRNIPNIDVQRDMPSVNVPVTFIHGRKDIHVHAHFAEDYLNNLRTPHEKNFIWMEKSAHLFHPDDTALIEQHLINELSHIKAEVINL; this is translated from the coding sequence TTGGGCTTTTTCTCTCGTAAGCCTGATTTTCAAATTCCTGCATGCGGAATTGATCGGGTTGAAACAATCACAATCGGCGGAATCCAACAGACAATCCTCATCCAGACCTACTCTACAAGGAACCCAGTGCTGCTGTTTTTGCATGGCGGTCCATCCATGCCCCTGCCTGGTGTCTCTTCTAGAGGGAAAAACTACACTGTCGCCACCAACACAAAAGAACTGGTCAAGCACTTTACCGTTGTGTTTTGGGATCAGCGCGGCACAGGCAAGTCCTACCACAAAGATATTCCACATACAACCATGACCTTTGAACAGCTTGTATCCGATGCAGCTGAGCTGACGGACTTTTTAAGAGAAACGTTCAATCAGGATAAGATCTTTCTGGCTGCTCACTCATTCGGTACCTTGATTGGCATGTACCTTCTGAAAAAGCACTCTGAAAAATTTCATTCCTATGTCGGCCTTTCACAAATCATCAGCTGGACTGAAAATGACCGGGCAGCTCTCTCCTGGGTTAAAGAAGAAGCGAAGAGGCGCGGCGATTATAAAGCGTTGAATGAACTGGAGGCCGTTGGTGAACCGCCGTTTATCGAAGGATATAAACAATGGGGGATTTTGCGAAAATGGCAGATGAAGTACAGCACGATGGTTTATAACGACGACCAAATCAAGCATCCCGGCTTAATGAAGGTATCTTTAGGAATGCTCAATTCAAGTACATATGGAATAGCGGATGTTTTCCATTCTTTTTACAGTGGCTTCAAGCTTATCTATTCTGACGAATTCATCCGGAATATACCTAACATCGATGTTCAAAGAGACATGCCATCCGTCAATGTACCTGTCACCTTCATTCATGGCAGGAAGGATATCCATGTCCATGCTCATTTTGCAGAGGATTATCTCAACAATTTGAGAACGCCTCATGAAAAAAATTTCATTTGGATGGAGAAATCAGCACATCTTTTTCACCCGGATGATACGGCATTAATCGAACAGCATCTGATCAATGAATTAAGTCATATTAAAGCAGAGGTTATCAATCTATGA
- a CDS encoding alpha/beta fold hydrolase produces the protein MKTIYKTLDGKEQILNQYEEYLTQFNSLISRDYVQTRFGRTHVLVMGKEDGKPLFIFQGGNCINPVTLSWFKGLLEEYKIYAPDTIGHPGYSDETRISASDKSFAQWTADLMDYYKVEKCAFIGPSYGGGIILRLAAFMPERVQCAILINPAGISLGSKMKMIKEILVPMISYKINGSARSLRQIANVMSSKSMKQLDESVIGNIFKHTTLEQDMPKLTTIEELRGYRAPTLVITGTEDVFFPGNKISQKAEGLLGDRLELIEYQMGHFPSAAHLEKIEQNIKTFLQKHY, from the coding sequence ATGAAAACTATCTATAAAACCCTGGACGGAAAAGAGCAGATTCTTAACCAGTATGAAGAGTATCTTACGCAGTTCAATTCACTGATCTCAAGGGATTATGTCCAAACAAGATTCGGCCGCACACATGTCCTCGTAATGGGGAAGGAAGATGGGAAGCCTCTGTTTATTTTTCAGGGTGGCAACTGCATTAATCCTGTCACCCTAAGCTGGTTCAAGGGCCTGCTGGAAGAGTATAAAATCTATGCACCTGACACCATTGGACACCCTGGGTACAGTGATGAAACGAGAATTTCCGCCTCAGACAAAAGCTTTGCTCAATGGACAGCCGACTTGATGGATTATTATAAAGTTGAAAAATGTGCATTCATTGGTCCTTCATACGGTGGCGGCATCATCCTCAGGCTTGCAGCTTTTATGCCAGAAAGGGTTCAGTGCGCGATCCTTATCAATCCTGCTGGTATCAGCCTTGGCTCAAAGATGAAAATGATCAAGGAAATCCTTGTTCCGATGATTTCTTATAAAATAAACGGCTCTGCCAGAAGTCTGCGTCAAATTGCCAATGTGATGTCCTCCAAAAGCATGAAGCAGCTGGATGAAAGCGTCATCGGCAATATTTTTAAACACACAACCCTCGAACAAGACATGCCAAAGCTGACGACTATTGAAGAATTAAGAGGCTATCGTGCCCCAACTCTTGTTATAACGGGAACCGAGGATGTATTTTTCCCAGGAAACAAAATTTCCCAAAAAGCGGAAGGACTTTTAGGTGACCGACTGGAATTGATAGAGTACCAGATGGGACATTTTCCATCTGCTGCCCATCTTGAAAAAATCGAACAAAATATCAAGACATTTTTGCAAAAACATTACTAG
- a CDS encoding VOC family protein has product MHSNPIQKVGQIGIPVKNIERATAFYQEELGLPLLFNTDTMAFFDCEGVRLLLTLPENEQFAHPSSVIYFQVADIKEKYEELLSNGVQFIGQPHVVAKVGDTETWMVFFKDSEENTHAFMSEVSV; this is encoded by the coding sequence ATGCACTCAAATCCAATCCAAAAAGTCGGGCAAATTGGAATACCCGTCAAAAACATTGAAAGAGCGACTGCCTTTTATCAGGAAGAATTAGGATTGCCGTTATTGTTCAATACAGATACTATGGCTTTTTTCGATTGTGAAGGTGTCCGTCTCCTATTAACCCTTCCGGAAAACGAGCAATTTGCCCATCCTAGTTCCGTCATCTATTTTCAGGTAGCAGATATAAAGGAGAAATATGAAGAACTGCTTTCAAACGGGGTTCAATTCATTGGGCAGCCTCATGTTGTCGCCAAAGTCGGCGATACGGAAACATGGATGGTATTCTTCAAGGATTCAGAGGAGAACACTCATGCATTCATGAGCGAGGTTTCTGTATAA
- a CDS encoding SGNH/GDSL hydrolase family protein: MELIYGALFILLLIAAVTMTLYYQRKGRINQLPPNNPRAFLEKGLRQEGKMLVTVIGGDAVHGNISYNFVDDAARRRSCKDYQFINAGVNGSTAYDVLQRLDDVIACQPEFIVILVGLNDAAAKIAPDLAKRNVKLAEQMEKPSLLVYEKNLAMIISRLKAETSAKIGLLSLPVVGENLFSKANKEIDQYNEVIKKTAEMTNVSYLPFNEKLKAYLKGKGHTRGRSLRNGTKLYEKAIIDHFVYGYSLDRISARNGYLLLTDGVHLNSTAGMMAAHQIELFLKKNELKAIQ, translated from the coding sequence ATGGAACTGATCTATGGTGCGTTATTCATCCTATTATTGATTGCTGCTGTAACTATGACACTGTATTATCAGCGGAAAGGCCGGATTAACCAGCTGCCACCTAACAATCCGCGCGCTTTTCTGGAAAAAGGACTTCGTCAGGAAGGGAAAATGCTTGTCACCGTCATTGGTGGGGACGCGGTGCATGGAAACATCAGCTATAATTTTGTCGATGACGCAGCCAGGAGGCGCAGCTGTAAGGATTATCAGTTCATCAATGCGGGTGTCAACGGAAGTACAGCTTATGATGTCCTGCAGCGTTTGGACGATGTGATTGCCTGCCAGCCAGAATTCATCGTCATTCTCGTCGGATTGAATGATGCTGCAGCAAAAATAGCCCCCGATCTTGCAAAGAGGAACGTGAAGCTGGCTGAGCAAATGGAAAAACCGTCATTATTGGTGTATGAAAAGAATTTAGCAATGATTATCTCAAGGCTGAAAGCAGAAACATCCGCAAAAATCGGTCTGCTATCGCTCCCGGTTGTCGGCGAAAACCTTTTCTCAAAAGCGAATAAGGAAATTGACCAGTACAATGAGGTCATCAAGAAGACTGCAGAAATGACTAATGTTTCTTACCTTCCTTTTAATGAAAAATTGAAGGCTTATCTAAAGGGAAAAGGGCATACGAGAGGTCGGTCGCTGAGGAACGGGACAAAGCTTTATGAAAAAGCGATCATCGATCATTTTGTATACGGATACAGTCTTGACCGCATATCTGCCAGGAATGGATACTTGCTGCTGACGGATGGGGTGCACTTGAACAGTACAGCAGGGATGATGGCGGCACATCAAATCGAATTATTCCTGAAAAAGAATGAATTGAAAGCCATTCAATGA
- a CDS encoding GGDEF domain-containing protein produces MLKARLYDFTLFFIAVSVAFGLGAFTIDKNIFLTALLIYWLFSTLYNHLRIRAQSGAMKFDYGISYSLSFGIFAGPLGLFIFEAIYRFTVYFSRISSKTADDSELSDTFYNIGAHVLIYSIGYYLFHLAYPLFEGIPFGFWILMCILAVTTALISYTFLSTAFYILGEIKSLQQAIKFYKDSNNWLDLGKTAFTNGLLLLLLEEQRWEMVVGLFILNYLVSRSFQSKSQSIKNKIERDKFEQMAYTDFLTGIPNRAFMDKKMSELNQTGEKVGIVVADIDKFKLINDSYNHAVGDRVIQHFASTLKNYLSENDYVFRSGGEEFTLILRNRSLSQTIDLVERIRHGVETSSVEVEYQSSRHDVTITSSFGLYYFQVNQYTSMEKGYIYADQLLLQSKELGKNKVTFKDELNQQTPVNAM; encoded by the coding sequence ATGCTAAAAGCTAGGTTATATGATTTTACGTTGTTCTTTATTGCTGTTTCCGTGGCTTTTGGACTAGGTGCGTTCACTATAGACAAGAACATTTTTTTAACCGCGTTATTAATTTACTGGTTATTTTCAACCCTTTATAACCATTTACGAATTCGTGCGCAAAGCGGAGCGATGAAATTTGACTACGGAATCAGCTATAGTCTGTCTTTTGGGATTTTTGCGGGTCCGCTCGGTCTTTTCATTTTTGAAGCAATCTATCGTTTCACAGTCTATTTTTCAAGAATAAGCTCGAAAACTGCTGATGACAGTGAGCTTTCCGATACATTCTACAATATAGGCGCCCATGTGTTAATTTACTCCATCGGCTATTACCTGTTTCATTTGGCATACCCATTATTTGAGGGAATTCCCTTTGGATTCTGGATTTTGATGTGCATCCTTGCTGTGACGACGGCGTTGATCTCCTATACATTTCTTTCAACAGCTTTTTATATTTTGGGAGAAATCAAAAGCTTGCAGCAAGCAATCAAGTTTTACAAAGATAGCAATAACTGGCTGGACCTTGGGAAGACAGCATTCACGAATGGCTTGCTACTGCTATTGCTTGAGGAGCAGCGTTGGGAAATGGTCGTAGGATTATTCATCCTGAATTATCTCGTCAGCCGTTCCTTCCAGTCAAAATCACAAAGCATCAAGAACAAAATTGAGCGTGACAAGTTCGAGCAAATGGCCTATACAGACTTCCTCACAGGAATTCCGAACCGTGCTTTTATGGATAAAAAAATGTCCGAGTTAAACCAGACAGGTGAAAAAGTCGGGATCGTTGTCGCGGACATCGATAAATTCAAGCTGATCAATGACTCCTATAACCATGCGGTTGGAGACCGGGTCATCCAGCATTTTGCCAGCACTCTTAAAAACTACTTATCCGAGAACGATTACGTCTTCCGCAGCGGCGGGGAAGAATTCACCTTGATTCTAAGGAACAGGTCCCTCAGCCAAACAATCGATCTCGTGGAAAGAATCCGTCACGGAGTTGAGACAAGCTCAGTCGAAGTCGAATATCAATCAAGCAGACATGATGTCACCATCACCTCTTCCTTTGGACTTTATTATTTCCAAGTGAACCAATATACCTCCATGGAGAAAGGCTATATCTACGCCGACCAGCTACTGCTCCAATCAAAAGAGCTCGGCAAAAACAAAGTCACCTTCAAGGATGAACTAAACCAGCAAACGCCGGTAAATGCCATGTAA
- a CDS encoding peroxiredoxin family protein — translation MEKKKVVVMALHDELESAYPPLNVAVGAASSGADVILAFSRRGVNILDKRYVPVPSEDLEYLSNALNDFGVSSVHDLLGIAVEMGAQLYVVDMDMNDHFEFIHPAEQVPIKWLLNEAASADLFMHF, via the coding sequence ATGGAAAAGAAAAAAGTAGTGGTGATGGCTTTGCATGATGAATTGGAGTCCGCGTACCCACCCTTGAATGTGGCCGTAGGTGCTGCCTCATCCGGTGCAGATGTCATCCTGGCATTTTCCCGCAGGGGAGTCAACATTCTTGATAAACGGTATGTACCCGTTCCGTCTGAGGACCTTGAATACTTATCAAATGCATTGAATGACTTCGGAGTATCTTCTGTTCATGACCTGCTTGGGATCGCCGTCGAAATGGGAGCCCAACTATATGTGGTGGATATGGATATGAACGACCACTTTGAATTTATCCATCCCGCAGAGCAGGTACCAATCAAATGGCTGCTGAACGAAGCAGCATCCGCTGACCTATTTATGCATTTTTAA
- a CDS encoding DsrE/DsrF/DrsH-like family protein: MANKKFVYFVSLSSNVPYVLKKALKNAEEENEVSIFFDLDGARVLDKRYMKIMERTHNMDLQQLMQQAMDKGIKFFGCQMNVLIADGLELVDGAQLSGVATFLETAYQADAVLSY, encoded by the coding sequence ATGGCGAATAAGAAATTTGTATACTTTGTTTCATTGAGTTCCAATGTCCCTTATGTTCTGAAAAAAGCGCTCAAAAACGCTGAGGAGGAAAACGAAGTATCAATTTTCTTTGATTTAGATGGAGCCCGAGTCCTGGATAAACGATATATGAAAATCATGGAGAGAACACACAATATGGATTTGCAACAACTAATGCAGCAGGCAATGGATAAGGGAATTAAATTTTTCGGCTGCCAGATGAATGTACTGATTGCCGATGGACTTGAGCTAGTTGACGGTGCGCAACTATCAGGGGTCGCAACTTTCCTGGAGACAGCCTACCAGGCAGATGCAGTGCTAAGTTACTAA